In Amycolatopsis endophytica, the following are encoded in one genomic region:
- the adh gene encoding aldehyde dehydrogenase, with translation MTKYAAPGETGSVVAFEPRYDHFIGGEYVPPAKGEYFENPTPVTGKTFTEIARGTADDVDRAVAAATGAAAAWGRTSPAERAVILNKIADRMEANLEKLAVAESWENGKPVRETLAADIPLAIDHFRYFAGAIRGQEGGISQLDADTVAYHFHEPLGVVGQIIPWNFPILMATWKLAPALAAGNCVVLKPAEQTPASIHVLLGLIADLLPAGVLNIVNGFGVEAGKPLAQHRDIRKVAFTGETTTGRLIMQYASENIIPVTLELGGKSPNIFFADVASANDAFYDKAQEGFAMFALNQGEVCTCPSRALVQSSIYDQFMSDGVARVEKIKQGHPLDTDTMIGAQASNDQFEKILSYIDIGRQEGAKVLTGGEKADLGGELSGGYYIKPTVFAGDNKMRIFQEEIFGPVVSVAKFDDYDDAIKTANDTLYGLGAGVWSRDGNTAFRAGRDIQAGRVWTNCYHAYPAHAAFGGYKQSGIGRENHKMMLDHYQQTKNLLVSYSPNAQGFF, from the coding sequence ATGACGAAGTACGCCGCGCCGGGCGAAACCGGCAGCGTCGTCGCGTTCGAACCGCGCTATGACCACTTCATCGGCGGCGAGTACGTCCCGCCGGCCAAGGGCGAGTACTTCGAGAACCCGACGCCGGTGACGGGCAAGACCTTCACCGAGATCGCCCGCGGCACCGCCGACGACGTCGACCGCGCCGTCGCCGCCGCCACCGGTGCCGCCGCCGCGTGGGGCCGCACCTCCCCCGCCGAGCGCGCCGTGATCCTCAACAAGATCGCCGACCGGATGGAGGCCAACCTCGAAAAGCTCGCGGTCGCCGAGTCGTGGGAGAACGGCAAGCCGGTGCGCGAGACACTGGCCGCCGACATCCCGCTGGCCATCGACCACTTCCGCTACTTCGCCGGCGCCATCCGCGGCCAGGAGGGCGGTATTTCGCAGCTCGACGCGGACACCGTGGCCTACCACTTCCACGAACCGCTCGGCGTGGTCGGCCAGATCATCCCGTGGAACTTCCCGATCCTGATGGCCACCTGGAAGCTCGCGCCCGCGCTGGCGGCCGGGAACTGCGTGGTCCTCAAGCCCGCCGAGCAGACCCCGGCCTCGATCCACGTGCTGCTCGGCCTGATCGCGGACCTGCTGCCCGCCGGTGTGCTGAACATCGTCAACGGGTTCGGTGTCGAGGCGGGCAAGCCGCTGGCGCAGCACCGCGACATCCGCAAGGTCGCGTTCACCGGTGAGACCACCACCGGGCGGCTGATCATGCAGTACGCCAGCGAGAACATCATCCCGGTCACGCTGGAGCTGGGTGGCAAGAGCCCGAACATCTTCTTCGCCGATGTCGCCTCCGCCAACGACGCCTTCTACGACAAGGCGCAGGAGGGCTTCGCGATGTTCGCCCTCAACCAGGGCGAGGTGTGCACCTGCCCGTCACGGGCGCTGGTGCAGTCGTCCATCTACGACCAGTTCATGTCCGACGGTGTGGCGCGGGTCGAGAAGATCAAGCAGGGTCACCCGCTGGACACGGACACGATGATCGGCGCGCAGGCGTCCAACGACCAGTTCGAGAAGATCCTGTCCTACATCGACATCGGCAGGCAGGAGGGCGCGAAGGTCCTCACCGGTGGCGAGAAGGCCGACCTCGGCGGCGAACTGTCCGGCGGCTACTACATCAAGCCGACCGTGTTCGCCGGGGACAACAAGATGCGGATCTTCCAGGAGGAGATCTTCGGCCCGGTCGTGTCGGTCGCGAAGTTCGACGACTACGACGACGCGATCAAGACCGCCAACGACACCCTGTACGGGCTGGGCGCCGGTGTGTGGTCACGTGACGGAAACACCGCGTTCCGCGCCGGCCGCGACATCCAGGCCGGTCGCGTGTGGACGAACTGCTACCACGCCTACCCGGCGCACGCGGCGTTCGGTGGTTACAAGCAGTCCGGTATCGGCCGCGAAAACCACAAGATGATGCTCGACCACTACCAGCAGACCAAGAACCTGCTGGTGTCCTACTCGCCCAACGCCCAGGGCTTCTTCTAA
- a CDS encoding propionyl-CoA synthetase, with translation MGGYAGVYEESLRDPEGFWLSAASAVSWSREPSRALDAERPPWYRWFPDGRLNTCYNALDRHVAAGHGDRLALVHDSPVTGSSARYTYAELLDEVSRFAGALRGLGVGRGDRVVIYLPMVPQAVVAMLACARLGAVHSVVFGGFAPKELAARIADAKPKVVVCGSCGIEPTRVIAYKPIVDEAISLSGESPSVVVFQRDELRASLGPGDHDWDSLMAGASPVSCVEVAATDPLYVLYTSGTTGRPKGVVRDNGGHAVALAWSMTNIYDIGPGDVWWTASDVGWVVGHSYIVYAPLLVGATTVLYEGKPVGTPDAGAFWRVISEHGVKALFTAPTAMRAIKKVDPSGTLLRDMPSLRTLFLAGERLDPETYHWASSSLGVPVVDHWWQTETGWAVAASPRGLEPLALKPGSPSVPMPGYDVRILAESGTPVARGEEGAICLKLPLPPGTLLGLWNDDDRYVASYLSRFDGYYLTGDGGFLDEDGYLFVMGRTDDVINVAGHRLSTGAMEAVLAAHPAVAECAVIGVRDGLKGQLPRGFVVLKSGASADGLEDDLIAAVRRDIGAVAAFRQVTVVDALPKTRSGKILRKSMRAIAEGRAEATPSTIEDPSVLESLRAALSG, from the coding sequence ATGGGCGGGTACGCCGGCGTCTACGAGGAGAGTCTGCGCGATCCGGAGGGGTTCTGGCTCTCCGCGGCTTCGGCCGTCAGCTGGTCGCGCGAGCCGTCGCGCGCGCTGGACGCCGAGCGCCCGCCCTGGTACCGGTGGTTCCCCGACGGCAGGCTGAACACCTGCTACAACGCGTTGGACCGGCACGTGGCGGCCGGGCACGGTGACCGGCTCGCGCTGGTCCACGACTCGCCGGTCACCGGGTCGTCCGCCCGCTACACCTACGCCGAGTTGCTGGACGAGGTGTCCCGGTTCGCGGGCGCGCTGCGCGGCCTCGGCGTGGGCCGGGGTGACCGGGTGGTGATCTACCTGCCGATGGTGCCGCAGGCGGTGGTCGCGATGCTGGCGTGCGCGCGGCTGGGTGCGGTGCATTCGGTGGTGTTCGGCGGTTTCGCGCCGAAGGAGCTCGCGGCACGCATCGCCGACGCCAAGCCGAAGGTCGTGGTGTGCGGCTCGTGCGGCATCGAGCCGACGCGGGTCATCGCCTACAAGCCCATTGTGGACGAGGCGATTTCCCTGTCCGGCGAGTCGCCTTCCGTTGTGGTGTTCCAGCGGGACGAGCTGCGGGCTTCGCTGGGACCTGGCGACCACGACTGGGACTCGTTGATGGCCGGAGCCTCCCCGGTGTCCTGTGTGGAGGTTGCGGCGACCGATCCGTTGTACGTGCTCTACACCTCCGGCACGACGGGCAGGCCGAAGGGCGTGGTGCGCGACAACGGCGGCCACGCGGTCGCGCTGGCGTGGTCGATGACGAACATCTACGACATCGGGCCGGGTGACGTGTGGTGGACGGCCTCCGATGTCGGATGGGTGGTCGGACATTCCTACATCGTGTACGCACCTTTGCTGGTGGGTGCGACAACCGTGCTGTACGAAGGCAAACCGGTGGGCACGCCCGATGCCGGGGCGTTCTGGCGGGTGATTTCGGAGCACGGCGTGAAGGCACTGTTCACCGCTCCGACGGCGATGCGGGCGATCAAGAAGGTCGATCCGTCGGGCACGTTGCTCCGGGACATGCCTTCGCTGCGGACGTTGTTCCTGGCCGGGGAGCGTCTGGACCCGGAGACGTACCACTGGGCTTCGTCTTCGCTGGGCGTGCCGGTGGTGGACCACTGGTGGCAGACCGAAACGGGCTGGGCGGTCGCGGCCAGTCCCCGTGGCCTGGAGCCCCTGGCGCTCAAGCCCGGCTCGCCGAGCGTGCCGATGCCGGGGTATGACGTGCGGATCCTGGCGGAGTCGGGCACGCCCGTGGCGCGGGGCGAGGAGGGCGCGATCTGCCTCAAGCTGCCCCTCCCACCCGGCACCCTGCTGGGCCTGTGGAACGACGACGACCGTTACGTGGCCTCCTACCTCTCCCGCTTCGACGGCTACTACCTGACCGGCGACGGCGGTTTCCTCGACGAGGACGGCTACCTGTTCGTCATGGGCCGCACCGACGACGTGATCAACGTGGCGGGCCACCGGTTGTCGACGGGGGCGATGGAAGCGGTGCTGGCCGCGCACCCGGCGGTGGCCGAATGCGCGGTGATCGGTGTGCGTGATGGTTTGAAGGGCCAGCTGCCGCGGGGTTTCGTGGTGTTGAAGTCGGGCGCCTCCGCCGACGGCCTGGAGGACGACCTGATTGCCGCCGTGCGCCGCGACATCGGCGCTGTGGCGGCGTTCCGGCAGGTCACGGTCGTGGACGCCCTGCCGAAGACCCGCTCGGGCAAGATCCTCCGCAAATCGATGCGCGCCATCGCCGAGGGCCGCGCGGAAGCGACCCCGTCGACGATCGAGGACCCGTCGGTGCTGGAGTCCCTGCGGGCGGCGCTGTCCGGGTAG
- a CDS encoding NADP-dependent oxidoreductase — protein sequence MKAVRYHSYGGSDVLVHEEAERPVPGAGQVLVQVAGTTFNPVDIGIRAGALREVFPVEFPHTPGIDVAGTVAELGAGVEGRQVGDTVVAFLPMNADGAAADYVLAPAEVLAPAPRTVELADAAALPVGGLTAWQALFEHADLRTGQTVLINGAGGAVGGYAVQLAHQAGAHVTGTASPRHTERLHRHGADRVIGHLDHTASPLTAEGAPFDVVVNLVTTTPEETAALADLVTDGGALVSTTTPPPDNPGRGIRTARVFVLSKPGQLAELVTRVDHGELHIDIADHRPLADLPAVHDEAASGRLAGKTVLTPA from the coding sequence ATGAAGGCTGTGCGGTACCACAGCTACGGCGGCAGTGACGTGCTGGTGCACGAGGAGGCCGAGCGGCCGGTGCCCGGCGCGGGGCAGGTGCTGGTCCAGGTCGCGGGCACCACGTTCAACCCGGTCGACATCGGTATCCGCGCCGGTGCCCTGCGGGAGGTGTTCCCGGTGGAGTTCCCGCACACGCCGGGCATCGACGTCGCGGGAACGGTCGCCGAACTCGGCGCCGGGGTCGAGGGCCGGCAGGTCGGCGACACCGTGGTGGCGTTTCTGCCGATGAACGCCGACGGCGCCGCCGCCGACTACGTGCTCGCACCCGCCGAGGTCCTGGCCCCCGCGCCGCGCACCGTCGAACTGGCCGACGCCGCCGCATTGCCGGTGGGCGGGCTGACCGCCTGGCAGGCGCTGTTCGAGCACGCCGACCTGCGCACCGGGCAGACCGTCCTGATCAATGGAGCCGGGGGCGCGGTCGGCGGCTACGCCGTCCAACTCGCTCACCAGGCCGGGGCCCACGTCACCGGCACCGCAAGCCCGCGCCACACCGAGCGGCTTCATCGCCACGGCGCCGACCGCGTCATCGGCCACCTCGACCACACGGCCAGTCCCCTCACCGCCGAGGGCGCCCCCTTCGACGTCGTGGTCAACCTCGTCACCACCACTCCCGAGGAAACCGCCGCACTCGCCGACCTCGTCACCGACGGCGGCGCACTCGTCTCGACCACCACTCCGCCACCGGACAACCCCGGACGCGGCATCCGCACGGCACGCGTGTTCGTGCTCAGCAAACCCGGCCAGCTCGCCGAACTCGTCACCCGCGTCGACCACGGCGAACTGCACATCGACATCGCCGACCACCGCCCACTCGCCGACCTCCCCGCCGTCCACGACGAAGCCGCGTCCGGCCGCCTCGCGGGCAAAACCGTCCTCACCCCAGCCTGA
- a CDS encoding DUF779 domain-containing protein, producing the protein MGRVDLTEDAAALLRRLAGTHGPLMFHQSGGCCDGSAPMCYPAGEFRTGASDVHLGDLTVAEVPDPVAVWMSAAQFEYWKHTHLTIDVVPGRGSGFSLEAPEGVRFLIRSRLLTDDELSELD; encoded by the coding sequence ATGGGCCGGGTGGATCTCACCGAGGACGCCGCCGCCCTGCTGCGGCGGCTGGCGGGGACACATGGGCCACTGATGTTCCACCAGTCCGGTGGATGCTGCGATGGCAGTGCGCCCATGTGTTACCCGGCGGGCGAGTTCCGCACCGGCGCGTCCGATGTGCACCTCGGCGATCTCACGGTCGCCGAGGTGCCGGACCCGGTTGCGGTGTGGATGTCGGCCGCGCAGTTCGAGTACTGGAAGCACACGCACCTGACGATCGACGTGGTGCCCGGCCGGGGAAGCGGTTTCTCGCTGGAGGCACCGGAGGGCGTGCGGTTTCTGATCCGGTCACGTCTGCTGACCGACGATGAGTTGTCCGAACTGGACTGA
- a CDS encoding NAD(P)/FAD-dependent oxidoreductase, which produces MAVAKSEPTRILILGGGYVGLYTALGLQKKLRANEASVTIVDPQPHMTYQPFLPEAAAGAIEPRHVVVPLRRVLKRCHVLTARVNKIEHDRKTVTVEAADGHIEQLNYDVLVVALGAVARLLPIPGLAEEGIGIKTIGEAIYLRNHVLTKLDEAASTLDPELRKRLLTFTVVGGGFAGIEALAELEDMTRFATRYYENIQPDDIRWVLVEAAGRILPEVRETLGVWTVEQLERRGIEVFLSTAAKSFENGHIVLSDGTEFDSDTIIWTAGVKANPVLANSDLPIDKRGRVEATAALQVVGHPDVWTAGDNAAVPDLSRTESDPTATCPPNAQHAVRQARHLSKNIIKVLRGGQPTDYFHKNLGAVAGLGLHKGVADALKLKIKGFPAWIFHRAYHLKAMPTFNRKARILLDWTLGGLFRREVVSLGQINNPKEEFARASKS; this is translated from the coding sequence ATGGCCGTAGCGAAGTCGGAACCGACTCGGATCCTCATCCTGGGTGGCGGGTACGTCGGGCTCTACACCGCGTTGGGACTCCAGAAGAAGCTCCGCGCCAATGAAGCCTCCGTGACGATCGTCGATCCTCAGCCGCACATGACCTACCAGCCGTTCCTGCCGGAAGCGGCGGCTGGGGCCATCGAACCGCGCCACGTCGTGGTGCCGCTGCGGCGGGTGCTCAAGCGTTGCCACGTGCTCACGGCGCGGGTGAACAAGATCGAGCACGATCGCAAGACCGTCACGGTCGAAGCCGCCGACGGGCACATCGAGCAGCTGAACTACGACGTGCTCGTGGTCGCGCTCGGCGCCGTCGCCCGGCTGCTGCCGATCCCCGGCCTTGCCGAGGAAGGCATCGGCATCAAGACCATCGGCGAGGCCATCTACCTGCGCAACCACGTGCTGACCAAGCTCGACGAGGCGGCCAGCACGCTCGACCCGGAGCTGCGCAAGCGCTTGCTCACGTTCACCGTCGTCGGCGGCGGGTTCGCCGGCATCGAGGCGCTGGCCGAGCTCGAGGACATGACCCGGTTCGCGACGCGCTACTACGAGAACATCCAGCCCGACGACATCCGCTGGGTGCTCGTCGAGGCCGCCGGCCGGATCCTGCCCGAGGTGCGCGAGACCCTCGGCGTGTGGACGGTCGAGCAGCTGGAGCGCCGCGGCATCGAGGTGTTCCTGTCGACCGCGGCGAAGTCGTTCGAGAACGGGCACATCGTGCTCTCCGACGGCACCGAGTTCGACAGCGACACGATCATCTGGACCGCCGGTGTGAAGGCCAACCCGGTGCTGGCCAACTCGGACCTGCCGATCGACAAGCGCGGCCGCGTCGAGGCGACGGCCGCCCTGCAGGTCGTCGGCCACCCGGACGTGTGGACGGCGGGCGATAACGCCGCCGTCCCGGACCTGTCCCGCACCGAGTCCGACCCGACGGCCACCTGCCCGCCGAACGCGCAGCACGCGGTCCGCCAGGCGCGCCACCTGTCGAAGAACATCATCAAGGTGCTGCGCGGCGGCCAGCCGACGGACTACTTCCACAAGAACCTCGGTGCCGTGGCCGGGCTGGGCCTGCACAAGGGTGTCGCGGACGCGCTCAAGTTGAAGATCAAGGGCTTCCCGGCCTGGATCTTCCACCGCGCCTACCACCTCAAGGCGATGCCCACGTTCAACCGCAAGGCCCGCATCCTGCTCGACTGGACCCTCGGCGGCCTGTTCCGCCGCGAGGTCGTGTCGCTCGGGCAGATCAACAACCCGAAGGAAGAGTTCGCGCGGGCTTCGAAGTCCTGA